CCATCTTCCAGAATTTGCAAGAGTATATTCCAGACATCTGGATGTGCTTTTTCAATCTCGTCAAAAAGAACCACCGAATACGGCCTACGACGGATTTTCTCGGTAAGCTGTCCTCCCTCCTCATAGCCAACATAACCGGGAGGAGAACCTATGAGTCGAGAAACATTAAACTTTTCCATGTATTCACTCATGTCGATCTGGATAAGGGCATCGGGGCTTCCGAATACATATTCGGCTAACGTCTTTGCCAGCATGGTTTTGCCCACCCCAGTTGGGCCGAGGAATATGAAAGAACCTATTGGTCTTTTAGGATCTTTCAGATCAGCTCTCGACCGTTGTAAGGCTCGACTCAAAGCCTCTATGGCCTCATCTTGTCCAATGACTCTTTTCCTTAACTCCGCACCCACATTAAGAAATTTACTCTGATCGTTCTCAGTGATTCGAGTAATAGGAATGCCCGTCCACTTGGAAACGATCTGCATCATGTCATCTTCAGTAATGGTCGTTTCTTTTTCGTCTCTACGCTTTTTCCACTCGGCAATTTTCTGTTCAAGTTTCTCTTTCAACTCCCTTTCTTTATCTCTTAAGGCCGCTGCCTTTTCGAAATTTTGAGCCTTTATACACTCATCTTTTTTGGCCCTGATTGAAGCGAGCTCGTTTTCGAGATCTTTCAGTTCGGCAGGCCTCATTGTAGCAGCTATTCTAGCCCTCGCACCCGCTTCATCCATAATATCGATAGCTTTATCGGGCAGAAACCTTCCGGTAAGATACCTGTCCGAAAGACGCACAGCGGTGTCAATGGCTTGATCGGTAAACTTGGCCTTGTGATGTAATTCATATTTGGCTTTAAGCCCATGGAGGATCTGGATAGTTTCTTCTACACTTGGCGCTTCTACAAGAACAGTTTGGAACCTTCTTTCCAAAGCGGCATCTTTTTCTATATATTTGCGATACTCAGAAAGGGTAGTCGCTCCAATGCATTGAAGTTCTCCTCTGGATAATGCAGGTTTAATGATATTAGAAGCATCCATAGCCCCTTCTGCTGATCCAGCTCCAACAATGGTATGGAGTTCATCTATAAAAAGGATAATGTTTTTTGCCTTCCGGATCTCCTCCATAACCGCTTTAATTCTCTCTTCAAACTGCCCCCTATACTTGGTTCCAGCAACCATCAAGGCAAGATCCAGAGTAATGATTTTTTTGTCTCTTAATAGATCGGGAACATTTTCATTGGCGATTTCTTGGGCAAGTCCTTCCACAATCGCAGTTTTGCCCACCCCTGCTTCCCCAATAAGCACAGGATTGTTTTTAGTCCTCCGGCAAAGGATCTGCATGACCCGCTCAATCTCATTTTTTCTCCCTATAACCGGATCAAGTTCTCCACGCCTGGCCAGTTCAGTTAAATCCCTACCGAATGCTTTTAATGCGGGAGTTTTAACCTCTTTTTTTGTGGCTGTTTCAGTTGTTCCAGCAAAAGCGGGTTCAGGATTTTCCTCTTCACCACTGGAAGAAAAATTGGGATCCAGCTCTTTCAAAATTTCATTTCTTACTCTTTCAAGATCGATATCAAGATTCTTCAAAATGGTCGCTGCTACCCCTTCTCCTTCACGGAGCAGCCCTAAAAGAATATGTTCAGTGCCCACATAACTATGGTTCAAAGCTTTCGCTTCTTTGCCCGCCAGAGCTAAGACTTTTTTTACCCGCGGTGTGTAGGGAATAGGTGTAATGGGTTTTCCTTCAGAAGGCACAGAAGATATCTTTTTTTCTATCTCGACACGTACCGTTTCTAGATCCACTCCAAGTTTTTGAAGAACATTAATGGCTACTCCTTGGGCCAGTTTAATTAGGCCAAGCAAAAGATGCTCAGTCCCTACATGATTATGCCCAAATCTTTCTGCCTCTTGCCTTGCAAGTGCCAGAACTTGTTGTGCTCTAGGAGTGAAGTTTGTCATTTGAGATAGCCTCCTGCGTTAATGATGAAATGGAAATTGTAAATGCCTAGTATCTGGAGAAGGAAAATTTTTAAATCTTTCTCTCAGAAAATCTGCCCTCAATTCATCTCTTTCTTCAGACGTTAGTTTTTTCTCATAAGCCATTTGCAAATGAGCCGGCTGAATCTTTATCAAACACTCATCAATTATCATTCTATTATTTTCAGGAAACATGCCTAAATCGATGCCAAGACGGACAACAGATAAAAGATTTAATGTCTCCTTAGAAGATATTATATACGAATTTTGCAGAATGCCAAATGCCCTACTTACCTGGTCCAAGATAAATTTTGGTTTTTCCTGTAAAAGTTTTTGTCTCGCATTTTCTTCATGCTGTATAATTTGAGTAATAACTTTGTGGAGTCTTTCCAGGATTTCTTCTTCACTTTCCCCAAGAGTCATTTGATTGGATATCTGAAACAAATTGCCCAAAGCCTCAGTTCCTTCTCCAAAAAGTCCACGCACAGCCAAACCAATTCGATTGACCGCTTTAACAATCTGACTGATCTGTTCACTTAAAACAAGGGCAGGCAGATGCATCATCGCAGATACCCTTAAACCAGTACCTACATTTGTAGGACAGGCTGTCAAATAACCAATTTTGGGGAAAAAAGCAAACTCGAGCTTTTCATCAAGTTCATCATCAATCTTTTCAGCAAGCTTCCAAGCTGCTTTGAGTTGTAAACCAGATTTAAAAGTCTGTATTCGAAGGTGATCCTCCTCATTAATCATTATGGAAACGGATCGAGAAGAATTAATGGCTACCCCACTTCCCGTGTTTTTTGCAGCATGTTCTCTGCTGATGAGATGCTCCTCGACAAGAACCTGTTTTTCCAGGGGAGAAAACCGATCCATTGAATCAATGATCGCTGCGGGCTTCATCTCGGCAAGAGAAGAGACTTCCGGAAGAGCGATAGATAATATTCTAATCCTTTCGTTTTTTCTTGCCCAACCTGGAAAGGGGAAACGGTTTAAATTTCTTGCAATACGTACTCTACTGGAGACAACTATCTTGTTATTACCTTCCCCAGACTGAAGCCACTCGCTCGGAGAGGAGATTAAAGAGTTTATTTTCACTTCACAATAAATTAATGAAAATATTGGAATTTCGCAATAACATCAACAACGTTTTATATCCATAGCAAGGGAAAAAGCTTATTTTTTCCCTGTTCTTATTGAGACCGAGGCACCGTGAGCGTCAAGAGATTCGATCCGGGCAAAGGTTTCTAATAAGGGAGAAACTCTTAGAAGACTCTTTTTTGAATATTCAACAACGCTCGTTTTCCTATAGAACTGGGAGGTGGTCAATCCGCTGAAAGACTTTGCTGCCCCGCCTGTAGGAAGAGTATGGCTGGGACCTGCCAGAAAATCACCCGCAGCAATTGCAGAGTATGGGCCAAGATATATCGCTCCACAATTTTTAAATTGATTTAGATATTTTTTGGCGGAGGGTATTTGCAAGCTGAGATGCTCGGGAGCAAAATCATTAATCAACTCTATGCCTTCTTCAATAGAGCGAACCTGAACAAAGTAGGAATGATTGCTGAGTACTTCTTTTAGAATTTGTTGCCTTTGCAAGGAAGGAAGCTGTCTTTTGATTGCATCGATGACAGATTGCAATAGAGAACTTTCAGGGCTGACAAATAGAGTTTTACTGGATGGACCATGTTCTGCCTGGGCAAGAAGATCTGCAGCAATGAAGTCTGCATTTGAAGGGCCTGCAGCAAATACCGCAACCTCGCTGGGTCCGGGTAACAGATCGATTGCAACAGCTCCTACAACCTGCCTTTTAGCTTCAACAACA
The DNA window shown above is from Methylacidiphilum caldifontis and carries:
- a CDS encoding protein arginine kinase, which codes for MKINSLISSPSEWLQSGEGNNKIVVSSRVRIARNLNRFPFPGWARKNERIRILSIALPEVSSLAEMKPAAIIDSMDRFSPLEKQVLVEEHLISREHAAKNTGSGVAINSSRSVSIMINEEDHLRIQTFKSGLQLKAAWKLAEKIDDELDEKLEFAFFPKIGYLTACPTNVGTGLRVSAMMHLPALVLSEQISQIVKAVNRIGLAVRGLFGEGTEALGNLFQISNQMTLGESEEEILERLHKVITQIIQHEENARQKLLQEKPKFILDQVSRAFGILQNSYIISSKETLNLLSVVRLGIDLGMFPENNRMIIDECLIKIQPAHLQMAYEKKLTSEERDELRADFLRERFKNFPSPDTRHLQFPFHH
- the hisD gene encoding histidinol dehydrogenase, whose translation is MIDFKIFRFSDPHWEEEKKALCRVYLPPKEIEQKVKVVLEEILQTGDKALSKYTELYDKQSIPPGSFRITETVAQPSKEVVDALRWAKKNISLFARANRPKSWSITNKEGARVGELYNPFRRIGVYVPGGTAPLVSTALMTVCFAKAAGVKEIVVCSPPPVNAVLHFAIAYSGATEIYSIGGIQAIGALAYGTESIPKVEKIFGPGNAYVVEAKRQVVGAVAIDLLPGPSEVAVFAAGPSNADFIAADLLAQAEHGPSSKTLFVSPESSLLQSVIDAIKRQLPSLQRQQILKEVLSNHSYFVQVRSIEEGIELINDFAPEHLSLQIPSAKKYLNQFKNCGAIYLGPYSAIAAGDFLAGPSHTLPTGGAAKSFSGLTTSQFYRKTSVVEYSKKSLLRVSPLLETFARIESLDAHGASVSIRTGKK
- a CDS encoding ATP-dependent Clp protease ATP-binding subunit, whose protein sequence is MTNFTPRAQQVLALARQEAERFGHNHVGTEHLLLGLIKLAQGVAINVLQKLGVDLETVRVEIEKKISSVPSEGKPITPIPYTPRVKKVLALAGKEAKALNHSYVGTEHILLGLLREGEGVAATILKNLDIDLERVRNEILKELDPNFSSSGEEENPEPAFAGTTETATKKEVKTPALKAFGRDLTELARRGELDPVIGRKNEIERVMQILCRRTKNNPVLIGEAGVGKTAIVEGLAQEIANENVPDLLRDKKIITLDLALMVAGTKYRGQFEERIKAVMEEIRKAKNIILFIDELHTIVGAGSAEGAMDASNIIKPALSRGELQCIGATTLSEYRKYIEKDAALERRFQTVLVEAPSVEETIQILHGLKAKYELHHKAKFTDQAIDTAVRLSDRYLTGRFLPDKAIDIMDEAGARARIAATMRPAELKDLENELASIRAKKDECIKAQNFEKAAALRDKERELKEKLEQKIAEWKKRRDEKETTITEDDMMQIVSKWTGIPITRITENDQSKFLNVGAELRKRVIGQDEAIEALSRALQRSRADLKDPKRPIGSFIFLGPTGVGKTMLAKTLAEYVFGSPDALIQIDMSEYMEKFNVSRLIGSPPGYVGYEEGGQLTEKIRRRPYSVVLFDEIEKAHPDVWNILLQILEDGIVTDSLGRRIDFRNTIIIMTSNVGAEMGLKPGVLGFRAKQDEVSYEQMKERMMETVKRTFKPEFLNRVDDIIVFRSLSKEDMVKIVQLEVNKVAERLKSKKLSIQLTEAAIDFLIEKGYEPAYGARPLRRAVEKYVENAIAEELLKGKFAESTIVEVDAREGMLIFTPKRSPIDSSSQSQVESTV